In the Fibrobacter sp. UWB5 genome, one interval contains:
- a CDS encoding transketolase: protein MQDALVTKAADNIRILSAAMVQKAKSGHPGGAMGAADAITLLYSEFLRFDPENPYWEARDRFFMDPGHMSALLYGELAMLGNLSMEDLKNFRQLGSRTPGHPEVEVALGIENSSGPLGIGHAVALGNAIAERFMVERFGDILQHKVVCLVSDGGLEEEIAYGVGRIAGHLKLSNLIFFYDANQVQLSCKVEDVMSHDFKKQYEAWGFRVIDVADGHNIAELRKAFKAAWAETEKPTIIIGHTTMAKGAIAEDGKSFEGAVSTHGQPLNAAGASTDATVKNLGGDPADAFKIFDDVKAGFEARKEELRKEVAEWKKAKAAWDAKNPEKAATLKEWLSGKAPKIDLSGLELKEGVATRVTSGTVLGYLAENVKNCICSSADLSNSDNTQAFLNKTGIFRAGDFKGAFVQVGVAELTMGAICCGIALHGGLYPICATFFVFSDFMKPAIRMAALMKLPVKFMYTHDSFRVGEDGPTHQPIEHETQIRLLEGLKREDGKSEMLVLRPADAFETVTAWEMAFENNDRPTAIILTRQNVKTLPGDKRYEASKACRKGAYIVSDNCGSARPDLTFVSNGSDVLLTHDAAEILRGEGLKVRVVSMISPALFMAQDKAYRESVIVPWTPVFAKSSGLPLLFAQIVGGFGKVSGLERFGASAPAGVLEKEFGYTPEAVVAAAKEYLAEFKANVAEFKKFN, encoded by the coding sequence GTGCAAGACGCGTTGGTTACAAAAGCGGCTGACAACATTCGAATCCTTTCCGCTGCCATGGTGCAGAAGGCAAAGTCCGGTCACCCGGGTGGAGCCATGGGCGCAGCAGACGCCATTACGCTCCTGTATTCGGAATTTCTCCGTTTTGACCCCGAAAACCCCTACTGGGAAGCCCGCGACCGCTTCTTTATGGACCCGGGCCACATGTCCGCGCTCCTGTACGGCGAACTTGCCATGCTCGGCAACCTCTCGATGGAAGACCTCAAGAATTTCCGCCAGCTGGGTTCCCGCACTCCGGGTCACCCCGAAGTCGAAGTCGCCCTCGGCATTGAAAACTCCTCGGGCCCGCTCGGTATCGGTCATGCCGTAGCCCTCGGTAACGCTATTGCCGAACGCTTCATGGTCGAACGCTTTGGCGACATCCTGCAGCACAAGGTGGTCTGCCTCGTGTCTGACGGCGGCCTCGAAGAAGAAATCGCTTACGGTGTGGGTCGTATTGCCGGTCATCTGAAGCTTTCTAACCTCATTTTCTTCTACGACGCCAACCAGGTGCAGCTGTCCTGCAAGGTCGAAGACGTGATGAGCCACGACTTCAAGAAGCAGTACGAAGCATGGGGCTTCCGCGTGATTGACGTGGCCGACGGTCACAACATTGCAGAACTCCGCAAGGCTTTCAAGGCCGCTTGGGCCGAAACCGAAAAGCCGACCATCATCATCGGTCACACCACCATGGCCAAGGGCGCCATTGCCGAAGACGGCAAGTCCTTCGAAGGTGCCGTTTCTACCCACGGTCAGCCGCTGAACGCTGCTGGTGCTTCTACCGACGCAACCGTGAAGAACCTCGGCGGCGATCCGGCCGATGCATTCAAGATTTTTGACGACGTGAAGGCAGGCTTCGAAGCCCGCAAGGAAGAACTCCGCAAGGAAGTCGCCGAATGGAAGAAAGCCAAGGCTGCTTGGGATGCCAAGAACCCGGAAAAGGCTGCCACCCTCAAGGAATGGCTCTCGGGCAAGGCTCCGAAGATCGACCTTTCTGGCCTCGAACTCAAGGAAGGTGTCGCTACCCGCGTGACTTCCGGTACCGTGCTCGGCTACCTCGCTGAAAACGTGAAGAACTGCATCTGCAGCTCTGCTGACCTTTCTAACTCCGACAACACCCAGGCCTTCCTCAACAAGACCGGCATCTTCCGCGCAGGCGACTTCAAGGGTGCCTTCGTTCAGGTGGGCGTTGCCGAACTGACTATGGGCGCCATCTGCTGCGGTATCGCACTGCACGGCGGCCTCTATCCGATTTGTGCTACATTCTTCGTGTTCAGCGACTTCATGAAGCCGGCAATCCGTATGGCAGCCCTCATGAAGCTCCCGGTCAAGTTCATGTATACGCATGACAGCTTCCGCGTGGGCGAAGACGGCCCGACGCACCAGCCGATCGAACACGAAACCCAGATCCGTTTGCTCGAAGGTCTCAAGCGCGAAGACGGCAAGTCCGAAATGCTGGTGCTCCGCCCGGCCGACGCCTTCGAAACCGTGACCGCCTGGGAAATGGCTTTTGAAAACAACGATCGCCCGACCGCGATTATCCTTACCCGCCAGAACGTGAAGACGCTCCCCGGTGACAAGCGCTACGAAGCCTCCAAGGCATGCCGCAAGGGTGCCTACATCGTGAGCGACAACTGTGGCTCCGCACGCCCGGACCTGACCTTCGTGTCTAACGGTTCCGACGTGCTCCTGACTCACGACGCCGCTGAAATCCTCCGTGGCGAAGGCCTCAAGGTTCGCGTGGTCTCCATGATCAGCCCGGCCCTCTTCATGGCTCAGGACAAGGCTTACCGCGAATCCGTGATTGTTCCTTGGACTCCGGTGTTTGCAAAGTCCAGCGGCCTTCCGCTCCTGTTCGCCCAGATCGTGGGCGGCTTCGGCAAGGTCTCCGGTCTCGAACGCTTTGGCGCCTCTGCTCCGGCTGGCGTGCTCGAAAAGGAATTCGGTTACACTCCGGAAGCTGTTGTGGCTGCCGCGAAGGAATACCTCGCTGAAT
- a CDS encoding NPCBM/NEW2 domain-containing protein gives MKAFIIGLLKNLAHPGTIIGLVVSIAIPFLIYLGPNIGHKDTIKNLDLYLPLPLFIVQLIAAIVIFALLHKDFREWIKGILPEKKISILMLAFTAAITIFAGTQIEARHRVQSDESVFMSVAQNMYYNQESGTCNQGFFENGKLNCVGKSNSFKTKGLAFLYLLGMPLLGNNLHWIFHMELLMLPLAVLLMFLAIVAWTRMPLLAFFAALLTALQPTVLFQFRAMSVEPLYIFLSALSLLIFKWAYDRNTLKHWALLALSLAFFAQTRQETVFCLLAFIVFALPKILDSKGPKAPVFFVTLSLFSVPALLTISYFQGFGFQGGEFEAHGHFLEDLARNWAEMTKPLTKNGELENPFLTYFNYLFAIGAIYLLVRAIWGAKKKEYFYLEILAFLLLYHIQTYVILENVSGDFSIQINQRYSLVMLPSMAFVGALPVTHLVQLLISSMGSKDAKQNAMTTALVTLVAGLIFTGWTFHYKEDFNKNIMYNRNHLTIEEYEILSWLKEQPKKERMFIYGRPWHFIGYGVSSIHYDRARQMSTLDLKKLIDKYKGEVYYIRGLDCWDSQTYHKKAVEHRIATTCDVFERDMDLEGVKNILITNNYWVQIAKFNGRKEFNPQNIIAVSDLELRAGSEDSTKQSLFYRFNLNETAAVANQWDYTILFDGDTIAHGAYSNGSFSGSIANDKLKSGYNQMEFVVQNRENGKLMADIQKFYFNNAEGAVQLTELPYVSHKQAWGKLHKNTSLEGNTFKVGGKLYNDGFGTHASSETVFNIEGKYKTFKMGYGLDEESLCSDGVQLQIIADGNVIHDSGRFALGNLKVAEVSVENVKTLIIKTNSYEDMDCDHVDIINPALIP, from the coding sequence ATGAAAGCTTTCATTATTGGACTTTTGAAGAATCTCGCCCATCCGGGAACCATTATCGGCCTTGTCGTATCAATTGCAATTCCGTTCCTGATTTACCTAGGTCCCAATATCGGGCACAAAGATACCATCAAGAATCTTGACCTGTACCTGCCGCTCCCGCTATTTATCGTTCAGCTGATTGCAGCGATTGTCATTTTCGCCCTTTTGCATAAAGATTTCAGGGAATGGATCAAGGGCATTCTGCCCGAAAAGAAGATTTCTATCCTGATGCTCGCCTTTACCGCCGCGATTACGATTTTCGCCGGCACCCAGATTGAAGCCCGCCACCGCGTGCAGAGCGACGAAAGTGTGTTCATGTCGGTTGCCCAGAATATGTATTACAACCAGGAATCGGGCACCTGCAACCAGGGATTCTTCGAAAATGGCAAGCTGAATTGCGTCGGCAAGTCGAACAGTTTCAAGACCAAGGGCCTCGCCTTCCTTTACCTGCTCGGCATGCCGCTCCTGGGCAACAACCTGCACTGGATTTTCCACATGGAACTCCTGATGCTCCCGCTGGCGGTGCTCCTGATGTTCCTTGCGATTGTCGCCTGGACACGAATGCCCCTGCTCGCCTTCTTTGCCGCCCTACTGACCGCATTACAGCCCACGGTACTTTTCCAGTTCCGCGCCATGTCGGTGGAACCGCTCTACATTTTCCTTTCCGCCCTTTCGCTGTTGATTTTCAAGTGGGCCTACGACCGCAATACCCTTAAGCACTGGGCTTTGTTGGCACTCTCGCTGGCCTTCTTTGCACAGACCCGCCAAGAAACGGTCTTCTGCCTCCTCGCCTTCATCGTGTTCGCCCTTCCCAAGATTCTGGACAGCAAGGGCCCTAAGGCCCCCGTATTCTTCGTGACGCTGTCGCTGTTCTCGGTTCCGGCACTCCTCACCATCAGTTATTTCCAGGGATTCGGATTCCAGGGCGGCGAATTCGAAGCCCACGGCCACTTCCTTGAAGACCTCGCCCGCAACTGGGCCGAAATGACCAAGCCGCTCACCAAGAACGGCGAACTCGAAAACCCCTTCCTCACTTACTTTAATTACCTGTTCGCCATCGGCGCCATTTACTTGTTGGTCCGCGCCATTTGGGGCGCCAAGAAGAAGGAATACTTCTACCTCGAAATTCTCGCCTTCTTGCTCTTGTACCACATTCAGACGTACGTGATTCTCGAAAACGTCTCGGGCGATTTCAGCATCCAGATTAACCAGCGCTACAGCCTGGTCATGTTGCCGTCGATGGCATTTGTCGGCGCGCTCCCGGTAACGCACCTGGTGCAATTGCTGATTAGCTCCATGGGCAGCAAGGACGCCAAGCAAAACGCGATGACGACCGCCCTGGTCACTCTTGTTGCAGGCCTTATCTTTACCGGTTGGACTTTCCACTACAAAGAAGATTTCAACAAGAACATCATGTACAACCGTAACCACCTGACCATCGAAGAATACGAAATTCTGAGTTGGCTCAAGGAACAGCCGAAAAAGGAACGCATGTTCATTTACGGCCGCCCCTGGCATTTTATCGGTTACGGGGTATCGTCTATCCATTACGACCGCGCACGCCAAATGAGCACGCTTGACCTCAAGAAGCTCATCGATAAGTACAAAGGCGAAGTCTACTACATTCGCGGTCTTGACTGCTGGGATAGCCAGACTTACCACAAGAAGGCCGTGGAACACCGCATTGCCACCACCTGCGACGTGTTTGAACGCGACATGGACCTGGAAGGCGTCAAGAACATCCTGATTACCAACAACTACTGGGTGCAAATCGCCAAGTTCAACGGCCGCAAGGAATTCAACCCGCAAAACATTATTGCCGTAAGCGATCTTGAACTAAGAGCCGGTTCCGAAGATTCCACCAAGCAATCGCTCTTCTACCGATTCAACCTGAACGAAACCGCCGCCGTTGCAAACCAATGGGACTACACCATTCTTTTCGATGGCGACACCATTGCACACGGCGCTTACTCTAACGGAAGCTTTAGCGGAAGCATCGCTAATGACAAGTTAAAGTCCGGCTACAACCAGATGGAATTCGTGGTACAGAATCGCGAAAACGGCAAACTCATGGCCGACATCCAGAAGTTCTACTTTAACAATGCCGAAGGCGCCGTGCAGCTGACAGAATTGCCCTACGTGAGCCACAAGCAGGCTTGGGGCAAGCTCCACAAGAACACCTCGCTTGAAGGCAATACGTTCAAGGTGGGTGGCAAGCTCTACAACGACGGCTTTGGCACACACGCCTCTTCCGAAACGGTATTCAATATCGAAGGCAAGTACAAGACTTTCAAGATGGGTTACGGCCTTGACGAAGAATCGCTCTGCAGCGACGGTGTGCAATTGCAAATCATCGCCGACGGCAACGTGATTCACGACAGCGGCCGATTCGCACTCGGCAATTTAAAGGTTGCCGAAGTGAGCGTCGAAAACGTGAAGACGCTTATCATCAAGACCAACTCTTACGAAGACATGGACTGCGATCACGTCGACATCATCAACCCCGCGCTTATTCCCTAG